Within the Synechococcales cyanobacterium CNB genome, the region CAGGAGGTGAGCACCAGCGTGTTGCGTGACCATGCGAAGCGACGCGGGATGCGTTCGCTTCGCGACGCGGGATTGCTGGCCATCTACGAGGGCCAGACGACGATCGACGAGGTGGTGCGGGAGACCATCGCCGAAGAGGACTGACGCGGCGGCGTGCGCGCGGAGGAGCGCGCACGCGCCGCCGGTCCCCGGCGGCGACGGCGGACGGGACGGACCAGCGGAGCGACAGCCATGCCGACTTTCACGTACGAAGCCCTGAACGCCTCGGGCAAGCCGCAGAAGGGCACGGTCGAGGCCGGTTCGAGCGACGAGGCCATTCAGCGCATCAAGGCGCAGGGGTACTTCCCCACATCCGTGCGAGAGCAGAAGGTCCGCAAGTCCGCCGTGGCGGGCGAGGCGGCGACGGTCAAGAAGAAGAAGAAGAGTCTCGGCATCGGGCGGGTTTCCGCCAAGCAGCTCACGGTCTTCACGCGCCAGTTGTCCACGCTGCAGGACGCGGGCCTGCCGCTGCTACGATCGCTCCAGATTCTCGAGGCCCAGGCCAAGCCGGGACCGTTGAAGAACACGCTCCTCGGCGTTTGCGAGGAGGTCGAGGGCGGTTCGTCGCTCAGCGAGGCGATGGCGAAGCACCCCCGCGCGTTCGACCGCCTCTACACGAAGATGGTGAACGCGGGCGAGATCGGCGGTGTGCTGGACGTCATTCTCCAGCGCCTCGCGGAGTTCATGGAGAAGAGCCAGCGGCTCAAGCGGCGCATCAAGGGCGCGATGGTCTACCCCGTCGTCGTCGTCAGCGTCGCCATCATCATCCTCACGTTCATCATGATGTTCATCATCCCGAAGTTCGAGGAGATTTTCACCGACTTCGGCGTGAAACTTCCCGGGATCACCGTCTGGCTCATCGAGACCAGCCGGTGGGTCGCGGGCAAGGCCAGCCCGGACCAGATGGTCCCGGGCGCGGTCTTCATCGTGGCGTTCCCCTTCGCGGCGTTTGTCTTCTGGAAGCTCATCCGCAAGGCGGGGCCGGGGCGGGCGGCGACCGACATTCTCCTGCTCTGGACGCCGGTCCTCGGCAAGCTCATCCGCAAGACCGTCATCGCGCGCTTCACGCGGACGCTCGGCACGCTCATCTCCGCGGGCGTTCCGATCCTCGAAGCCATCACGATTACCGGCGAGACCTCGGGCAACTACGTCTTCGAGAAGGCGCTGGCGAAGGTGCACGACTCGATCCGTGAAGGCGAGAGTTTCGCCGGCCCGCTCCGCGAGAGCAAGACCTGCGACGCCATCGTCGTGAACATGATCGACGTGGGCGAGGAGACGGGCGAGATGGACGCGATGCTCTTGAAGATCGCCGACACCTATGACGAGGAGGTGGACGTCGCCGTGGCCTCGCTCGTCAGCCTGCTCGAACCGCTGATGGTCGTGGTGCTGGGCGTGATGGTGGGGACGATCGTCGTCGCCATGTTCATGCCGCTGGTTGCGATGATCGAGTCGCTCCAGGGCGGCGCGGTCTGAGAACGAACCTGCGCCGGGACCGTCCGGCGGGAAGGAAGAACCGTGCAGACTGGCCGGCACATCCCGAGGGCACGCCGCCGAGGCTTCACGCTCATGGAGCTGCTGGTGACGCTCCTCGTCATCTCGCTCCTGATCGGGCTGCTCCTGGTCGGCTTCAACCACGTCCAGAAGACCGCACGGCAGACCGCCTCGCAGCAGGACGTGGTCGCCATCCGGGTCGCCGTCGAGCAGTTCCGCTCGGACTTCGGCTTCCTCCCCGCGCTCGTAAAGGACGGCAACGTCGCCCGCTATCCCGGTTTCCCGGATTCCGCCGATCCGCTCGTCGCCGACCAGGAGGAGCCCGGCAAGTTCAACCCGCGTGTCTACAACCGCGCTGTTCCCGCCGACATGGCCTACCTGCGGGGCAACGGCATCGACTCGTCCAGCACGGCTCCGGCGAGCGGCGACTATCGCTTCTCCGAGTATTCCCTCGCGTACTACCTGCTCGGCTCGCTGGGCGCG harbors:
- a CDS encoding type II secretion system F family protein, whose product is MPTFTYEALNASGKPQKGTVEAGSSDEAIQRIKAQGYFPTSVREQKVRKSAVAGEAATVKKKKKSLGIGRVSAKQLTVFTRQLSTLQDAGLPLLRSLQILEAQAKPGPLKNTLLGVCEEVEGGSSLSEAMAKHPRAFDRLYTKMVNAGEIGGVLDVILQRLAEFMEKSQRLKRRIKGAMVYPVVVVSVAIIILTFIMMFIIPKFEEIFTDFGVKLPGITVWLIETSRWVAGKASPDQMVPGAVFIVAFPFAAFVFWKLIRKAGPGRAATDILLLWTPVLGKLIRKTVIARFTRTLGTLISAGVPILEAITITGETSGNYVFEKALAKVHDSIREGESFAGPLRESKTCDAIVVNMIDVGEETGEMDAMLLKIADTYDEEVDVAVASLVSLLEPLMVVVLGVMVGTIVVAMFMPLVAMIESLQGGAV